One window of the Pseudarthrobacter sp. ATCC 49987 genome contains the following:
- a CDS encoding VanZ family protein, protein MTTPRPIALWGWLLAGYLAVLALIGFWPTPVDAPAQGVLADVLSRLHSAGVPGWFSYGTVEATANVLLFVPLGLAATLGLGSNWRQTVVLGALASACMELGQLLFLQHRFPSLIDVATNTFGTLLGFLLARTFMYRRNDVVVS, encoded by the coding sequence ATGACGACTCCTAGGCCCATAGCATTGTGGGGATGGCTCTTAGCCGGGTATCTGGCAGTCCTGGCCCTCATTGGCTTCTGGCCGACGCCCGTGGATGCCCCGGCACAGGGCGTGCTGGCCGACGTACTCTCACGTTTGCACTCAGCGGGAGTACCGGGTTGGTTCAGCTACGGCACCGTGGAAGCAACGGCGAACGTGCTTCTTTTTGTTCCCTTGGGGCTCGCCGCGACGCTTGGCTTAGGCTCCAACTGGCGGCAAACCGTGGTTCTGGGCGCACTGGCCTCAGCATGCATGGAGCTGGGCCAGCTGCTGTTCCTCCAGCACCGTTTCCCGAGCCTTATTGACGTCGCCACAAACACCTTCGGAACGCTGTTGGGTTTCCTCCTGGCCAGGACATTTATGTACCGGCGCAATGACGTGGTGGTCAGCTGA
- a CDS encoding LPXTG cell wall anchor domain-containing protein has protein sequence MKKSLAAIALAGSIAMVGAVPAMAANTYPAPVTEGTVSDGTVAPGETFTFSGSGFTAGESITVTVTLTGAPQASSGGFGGGVSMAVPAKINLPLATQTFSTKADANGNFAFPVSISEAGTYTLTATGQTSGKTVTATVKVSGAAVGTSLADTGNGTALANTGADTSLLLWSLVGGGALAAGITSVVVVRRRAKAPVAA, from the coding sequence ATGAAGAAATCACTTGCAGCAATCGCGCTTGCCGGATCCATAGCAATGGTTGGTGCGGTTCCGGCCATGGCAGCCAACACCTACCCGGCACCGGTAACGGAGGGCACTGTCTCCGACGGAACCGTAGCCCCGGGCGAAACCTTTACTTTCTCCGGCTCGGGCTTCACCGCTGGCGAATCCATCACCGTCACGGTCACCCTCACCGGTGCTCCGCAGGCCTCGAGCGGCGGTTTCGGCGGTGGTGTCAGCATGGCTGTCCCCGCCAAGATCAACCTGCCGCTCGCAACGCAGACCTTCAGCACCAAGGCTGACGCCAACGGCAACTTCGCGTTCCCGGTCAGCATCAGCGAAGCCGGTACCTACACCCTGACCGCAACCGGACAGACCTCCGGCAAGACCGTGACCGCCACGGTGAAGGTCTCCGGCGCGGCAGTCGGCACCAGCCTTGCAGACACGGGCAACGGAACCGCACTGGCCAACACCGGCGCAGACACCAGCCTGCTCCTCTGGTCCTTGGTGGGCGGCGGCGCCCTCGCAGCCGGCATCACCTCGGTAGTTGTGGTTCGCCGCCGTGCCAAGGCACCGGTAGCAGCCTAA
- the galU gene encoding UTP--glucose-1-phosphate uridylyltransferase GalU translates to MTLGKPVTKAVIPAAGLGTRFLPATKAMPKEMLPVVDQPAIQYVVEEAVRAGLTDLLMITGRQKRALEDHFDREPSLERALELKGDLEKLEAVQHASSLGPLYYVRQGDPKGLGHAVLCARQHIGDEPFAVLLGDDLIDERDELLSTMIEVQARTGGSVVALIEVDPAEISAYGCADVSAVDGEGHVRVNRLVEKPSIADAPSNLAVIGRYVLHPAVFDVLEETEPGRGGEIQLTDALQTLATSDCQGGGVYGVVFKGRRYDTGDKLSYLKAVISIAAERVEFGEELKAWMKAFVS, encoded by the coding sequence ATGACTTTGGGGAAACCAGTAACTAAAGCTGTCATTCCTGCCGCCGGACTGGGAACACGGTTCCTGCCCGCCACCAAAGCGATGCCCAAGGAAATGCTGCCGGTGGTCGACCAGCCGGCCATCCAGTACGTTGTCGAGGAGGCCGTCCGTGCCGGCCTGACCGACCTGCTGATGATTACCGGCCGGCAGAAGCGTGCGCTCGAGGACCACTTCGACCGTGAGCCCAGCCTGGAACGCGCCCTGGAACTCAAGGGCGATCTTGAGAAACTCGAAGCCGTCCAGCACGCTTCTTCCCTGGGGCCCCTCTACTACGTGCGCCAGGGGGACCCGAAGGGACTGGGCCACGCTGTCCTGTGCGCCCGCCAGCATATCGGTGACGAGCCGTTCGCTGTGCTGCTCGGCGATGACCTGATCGACGAACGCGATGAGCTGCTGAGCACCATGATCGAGGTGCAGGCCCGGACCGGCGGCTCGGTGGTCGCCCTGATTGAGGTGGATCCTGCAGAGATCAGCGCCTATGGCTGCGCCGATGTTTCAGCCGTCGACGGCGAGGGCCACGTGCGCGTCAACCGGCTCGTGGAAAAGCCGTCCATCGCCGATGCCCCCTCGAACCTGGCCGTCATTGGCCGCTACGTGCTCCACCCGGCGGTCTTCGACGTGCTGGAGGAGACAGAGCCCGGCCGCGGCGGGGAAATCCAGCTCACCGATGCCCTGCAGACGCTTGCCACGTCGGACTGCCAAGGCGGGGGTGTGTACGGGGTGGTCTTCAAAGGCCGCCGCTATGACACCGGCGACAAGCTGAGCTACCTCAAGGCGGTCATCTCCATCGCCGCCGAACGGGTCGAATTCGGCGAGGAGCTCAAGGCCTGGATGAAGGCGTTCGTCAGCTGA
- a CDS encoding WecB/TagA/CpsF family glycosyltransferase, whose protein sequence is MAISESARVADANRSSIVEDAAAAFTEARATGIAKIATALHVGGLNSLATHGFIAALQRARLVYADGIAVVMLGKLAGGADIQRAATTDIGVPVIEAIGSLVGRPVRLALVGGKAGLAEAAGSSLEETGYGEVVFATDGYKDDDHWEAVLAELRSVNPDIVLLGLGSPHELVFADRNLHALPPALVMTCGGWFGFLAGEERRAPAVLRVLGVEWIGRLAQDPRRLASRYGKGVFVSISMAVKIVSKRLGAL, encoded by the coding sequence GTGGCAATTTCCGAATCTGCGCGTGTGGCAGACGCCAATCGGTCTTCTATCGTTGAGGACGCTGCTGCAGCGTTTACCGAAGCCCGCGCTACTGGAATAGCCAAGATCGCCACAGCCCTTCATGTTGGCGGACTGAACTCACTGGCAACACATGGGTTCATTGCTGCCCTGCAACGTGCCCGGCTGGTCTATGCAGACGGAATAGCAGTGGTCATGCTAGGCAAGCTGGCCGGCGGCGCGGATATTCAGCGTGCAGCCACCACGGACATAGGGGTTCCCGTTATTGAGGCTATTGGCAGTCTGGTCGGTCGGCCCGTTCGGTTGGCCTTAGTCGGCGGAAAGGCCGGCCTTGCCGAGGCAGCCGGGTCGAGTCTCGAAGAGACTGGGTACGGAGAAGTCGTTTTTGCAACCGACGGCTACAAAGATGACGACCATTGGGAGGCAGTACTGGCCGAATTGCGAAGTGTAAATCCAGATATTGTACTTCTTGGATTAGGCTCACCCCACGAGTTGGTTTTTGCTGATCGCAACCTACATGCTCTGCCTCCCGCGCTGGTCATGACATGTGGAGGATGGTTCGGTTTTCTTGCGGGCGAAGAGCGGCGCGCCCCAGCAGTTTTGCGCGTTTTAGGTGTTGAATGGATCGGCCGCCTGGCGCAGGATCCTCGCCGCCTCGCGTCCCGGTACGGCAAAGGAGTCTTCGTCAGCATTTCAATGGCCGTGAAGATCGTGTCCAAGAGACTCGGCGCTCTATGA
- a CDS encoding SDR family NAD(P)-dependent oxidoreductase yields MNYQDIKGKTVVVTGADGFIGSHVTQRLIAEGANVRALCVYNSNGSYGWLDELSPAERDAVDLQLGDIRDAEFVSDLVRGSDVVLHLAALIAIPYSYQAPRSYVETNVVGTLNVLEGVRRHDVGRLVSTSTSEVYGTPTTVPITVDNELRGQSPYSATKIAADKLCEAWASSFETPVMVLRPFNTYGPRQSARAVIPTVLQQMVAGAEKIHLGSLAPRRDFTFVSDTADGFFKAATADIPLQGQVIQLGTGYDVTIGELVEMSAKVTGSTAKIITQDERVRPEASEVMRLLSDPSQALAELGWTPQISLEDGLRRTAEWIQTRGVDASAAATYSR; encoded by the coding sequence GTGAACTACCAGGACATTAAGGGCAAGACAGTGGTCGTTACCGGCGCCGATGGCTTCATCGGCAGCCATGTCACCCAGCGACTCATCGCAGAGGGTGCCAATGTCCGGGCCCTGTGCGTGTACAACTCCAACGGTTCCTACGGCTGGCTGGACGAGCTGAGCCCGGCCGAACGCGACGCCGTGGACCTGCAGCTGGGCGATATACGAGACGCGGAATTCGTTTCGGATCTGGTCAGGGGCTCCGACGTCGTCCTCCACTTGGCCGCTCTGATCGCCATCCCGTACTCTTACCAAGCGCCCCGCTCCTACGTAGAGACGAACGTCGTCGGGACGCTCAACGTTCTCGAAGGTGTGCGCCGGCACGACGTCGGACGGCTGGTCAGCACCTCCACGTCCGAGGTTTACGGGACCCCTACAACCGTCCCGATCACGGTCGACAACGAACTCCGTGGCCAGTCGCCGTACAGCGCAACGAAGATCGCTGCCGACAAGCTCTGCGAGGCCTGGGCCAGCTCCTTCGAGACGCCGGTTATGGTCCTGCGCCCGTTCAATACCTACGGACCCCGCCAGTCCGCCCGTGCAGTCATCCCCACCGTCCTCCAGCAGATGGTTGCCGGCGCCGAGAAGATCCACCTCGGCTCTCTGGCTCCCCGCCGCGACTTTACTTTTGTCTCCGACACCGCTGATGGCTTCTTCAAAGCTGCAACCGCGGACATCCCCCTTCAGGGCCAGGTTATCCAGCTCGGTACCGGCTACGACGTCACCATCGGTGAACTAGTAGAAATGTCCGCGAAAGTCACCGGCTCAACGGCCAAAATCATTACGCAGGACGAGAGAGTGCGTCCCGAAGCCAGCGAGGTCATGCGCCTGCTTTCGGACCCCTCCCAAGCACTCGCGGAACTCGGATGGACACCCCAAATCAGTCTTGAGGACGGTCTACGCAGGACGGCTGAGTGGATCCAGACCCGGGGCGTCGACGCGTCGGCAGCCGCAACATACTCCCGCTAA
- a CDS encoding sugar transferase, protein MPAGTDWRARSSRRLRIVDAFVVVWAVAGAFTIRFGVEPNFLVAGQEPNYAWLSVALAVVWWLMLGAWNSRQPRVLGAGPDEYKRVAAASLWLFGLIAIVSYVLHIDTARGYVGVALPVGVVGLLLGRWLVRQHLNVTRQSGHSMSRLLILGGPSAVAHLSASLVRAKHAGYLPIAAYTPGTHTDTGIEPESGLPVLGSTPDVRTIIASIDACGADAVAVSAGVQLHPQTLRHLGWELASRNVGLIMAPALTDIAGPRIHTQQVAGLPLIHVTTPTLDGGQGVAKRLFDVLASALIIVIASPAMLTVALLIRMESRGSVLFKQQRVGMEGQRFEMLKFRSMVVDAEQRLTELAELSDGDGLLFKMKNDPRVTRVGKFIRRFSLDELPQLFNVFIGSMSLVGPRPPLPSEVAAYEHDVRRRLLVKPGLTGLWQVSGRSNLSWQDSVRLDLYYVENWSLAGDLMILLKTFRAVFRGAGAY, encoded by the coding sequence ATGCCTGCGGGCACTGATTGGCGAGCACGATCCTCACGCCGTTTGCGAATTGTGGACGCTTTTGTCGTGGTTTGGGCTGTGGCTGGGGCGTTCACCATTCGATTCGGTGTTGAACCGAACTTCTTGGTCGCTGGGCAGGAACCTAATTACGCTTGGCTCTCCGTGGCGCTGGCTGTCGTCTGGTGGCTCATGCTTGGTGCCTGGAACAGCCGACAGCCTCGAGTTCTTGGGGCTGGTCCCGACGAGTACAAGCGCGTCGCGGCAGCCTCACTCTGGCTTTTTGGGCTTATCGCCATCGTTTCCTACGTCCTCCACATCGATACCGCACGAGGCTATGTTGGGGTTGCGCTTCCGGTAGGGGTGGTGGGGCTACTGCTCGGCCGCTGGCTTGTTCGACAGCACCTCAATGTCACCCGTCAGAGCGGCCACAGCATGTCACGTCTGCTCATTTTGGGAGGTCCCAGCGCCGTGGCCCACCTGTCAGCCTCCCTCGTCCGAGCCAAGCATGCGGGATATCTACCGATTGCGGCCTATACGCCAGGTACACACACGGACACCGGAATCGAACCGGAGTCCGGATTACCAGTGTTGGGCAGCACCCCGGATGTGCGCACCATTATCGCTTCAATCGACGCGTGCGGCGCTGATGCCGTAGCCGTGTCCGCTGGAGTCCAGCTGCATCCCCAAACGCTTCGGCACTTGGGCTGGGAACTGGCCTCCCGCAACGTCGGATTGATCATGGCGCCAGCTTTAACTGACATCGCAGGACCTCGAATTCACACTCAACAGGTTGCGGGGCTACCCCTGATTCATGTTACAACGCCGACCCTGGATGGCGGTCAGGGTGTCGCAAAGCGTCTGTTCGACGTTCTAGCGTCAGCGCTAATCATCGTCATCGCTTCGCCTGCCATGTTGACGGTGGCTTTGCTCATAAGAATGGAAAGCCGGGGTTCGGTCCTCTTCAAGCAACAACGAGTAGGGATGGAGGGGCAGCGTTTCGAAATGCTGAAATTCAGGTCCATGGTTGTCGACGCTGAGCAACGGCTGACTGAGCTAGCGGAGCTTAGCGACGGAGACGGACTTCTGTTCAAGATGAAGAACGATCCTCGCGTCACTCGCGTGGGGAAGTTCATCAGGAGGTTCAGCTTGGACGAGCTTCCCCAACTGTTCAACGTCTTCATTGGCTCCATGAGTCTCGTCGGACCGCGCCCGCCTTTACCATCCGAAGTCGCAGCGTATGAGCATGACGTTCGTCGCCGGCTATTGGTCAAGCCCGGTCTCACTGGGCTATGGCAGGTTAGCGGGCGCTCGAATCTATCCTGGCAGGACTCAGTCAGGCTCGACCTCTACTACGTGGAGAACTGGTCCCTCGCTGGAGATCTAATGATCCTGCTGAAGACTTTTCGGGCCGTATTTCGTGGCGCAGGCGCTTACTAA
- a CDS encoding sugar phosphate nucleotidyltransferase, whose protein sequence is MTINGPLSSVCVGPEATVRHALEAIDRGASAIALVTNEDGRLRGVITDGDVRRGLLSGAQLDSPMIPFANCNPHVVRPEATRASVLDLMRSLRISEVPVVDASGTLVGLHTLNDIVGRKLLSNVAVIMAGGKGTRLGSLTKDTPKPLMKVADRTIIEWIILGLVESGITNIYVSVAHLAAKITNHLGDGSQLGCKIRYLYEDPETPLNTAGALSLLHHEMPDIKEPIIVTNADLMVRYSAADLLAFHSSKHAAVTVAVRAYTHQVPFGVLEIGEGRSIRSVAEKPIVEFEISTGIYAVSPEALAMVPYMEPFSMPELVKACIDDTKNVAAWPIESDWIDVGTPKDLATAKGQ, encoded by the coding sequence ATGACCATTAATGGACCCCTGAGCAGCGTCTGCGTGGGACCTGAAGCCACCGTTCGCCATGCATTGGAAGCAATAGACCGTGGTGCTTCAGCGATTGCGCTCGTCACCAACGAGGACGGCCGCCTCCGCGGGGTCATCACAGACGGCGACGTCCGACGCGGGCTGCTGAGCGGAGCGCAACTCGACTCCCCGATGATCCCATTTGCGAACTGCAACCCACATGTGGTCCGCCCGGAGGCAACCCGTGCCTCGGTGCTGGACCTGATGCGTAGCCTGCGCATTAGTGAGGTGCCGGTCGTTGACGCGTCCGGAACACTCGTGGGGCTTCACACACTTAATGACATCGTCGGTCGCAAGCTGCTGAGCAACGTCGCTGTGATCATGGCCGGGGGCAAGGGGACCAGGCTTGGTTCCTTGACCAAAGACACTCCAAAACCGCTGATGAAGGTGGCCGACCGCACTATCATCGAGTGGATCATCCTCGGCCTGGTCGAGTCCGGAATCACCAACATCTACGTCTCCGTCGCGCACCTAGCGGCGAAAATCACGAACCACCTCGGTGACGGCTCCCAGCTCGGCTGCAAGATCAGATACCTTTACGAGGATCCCGAGACGCCCCTAAACACCGCGGGAGCACTCAGCCTCCTGCACCACGAAATGCCTGATATCAAGGAGCCGATCATCGTGACGAACGCGGACCTGATGGTCCGCTACTCCGCGGCGGACCTCCTGGCTTTCCACAGTTCCAAGCACGCCGCCGTAACCGTCGCGGTGCGTGCCTACACACACCAAGTGCCTTTCGGCGTGCTGGAGATCGGCGAAGGCCGGTCGATCAGATCAGTGGCGGAGAAGCCGATTGTCGAATTCGAAATCAGCACCGGAATCTACGCCGTTTCGCCCGAGGCTCTGGCCATGGTGCCGTACATGGAACCGTTCTCCATGCCGGAATTGGTCAAGGCCTGCATAGACGACACTAAGAACGTGGCCGCATGGCCCATTGAGTCCGACTGGATCGATGTCGGAACTCCCAAAGATCTAGCAACAGCGAAAGGCCAGTGA
- a CDS encoding lipopolysaccharide biosynthesis protein: MASKKRPHFAVSSLSYVFSLAAQRGLPFLALPIVSRATTQFEYGAASLAISVGSVLSVIMTLGINAAMPRLYAQPRLNSDRAAWVSLVVVQISFAVVLLAATGCGTLIIGPRIFGPQFNALVTPTLFLAVISSIQMTYQGLAIARGASSRLLAATLLQLVLGLTLAQVLSEAFGGAGYIYALVISSTAATAMLIAFRHPKPDWDVFGVRSGLRLAVPFIGQGLSTWLLALFDRIVIGVILGATQVGGYQVAYMAGSMIGMILEGLQAAWAPRFHRSRNKEKKEVLVKLLSPSLWLTSCMVLLLVSVAPIILPLAAPSYAIDYVLVSLVALSALPRAIYFVAIAGLLNEGRSTAVMMSTMVSAAFTVVTALLLIPSLGIIGGGIVTLAAFMIQSLIVSQRAFAWSLRRTAGLVFFPALATSIVAGIVVLISTLGFRGSILTTIFLVFPVAFASLKALRVFTVVLNSWQEELAPRVLS; the protein is encoded by the coding sequence GTGGCGAGTAAGAAACGTCCCCACTTTGCAGTGTCGAGTCTGTCATACGTTTTTAGTTTGGCGGCGCAGCGCGGCCTCCCATTCTTGGCGTTGCCTATTGTTTCGCGCGCGACGACACAATTCGAATACGGTGCGGCATCTCTAGCAATTTCAGTAGGCTCCGTATTGAGCGTCATAATGACGCTCGGTATTAATGCGGCGATGCCCCGGCTCTATGCTCAGCCCCGCCTGAATTCCGACCGTGCGGCTTGGGTTAGCCTCGTCGTTGTTCAAATCTCTTTCGCCGTCGTGCTACTAGCCGCAACTGGCTGTGGAACGCTAATAATTGGCCCGCGCATTTTTGGCCCTCAATTCAATGCGCTTGTGACGCCTACACTGTTTCTGGCCGTTATTTCTTCAATACAAATGACCTATCAGGGTCTCGCCATCGCTCGGGGGGCGAGCTCACGCCTGTTGGCCGCAACCCTGCTCCAGCTGGTTTTAGGCTTGACTTTAGCTCAAGTGCTGTCAGAGGCGTTTGGAGGCGCGGGCTACATCTACGCGCTCGTAATCTCGTCGACTGCAGCCACCGCGATGCTAATTGCGTTTCGTCACCCGAAACCGGACTGGGACGTCTTCGGTGTCCGATCGGGGTTGCGTCTGGCCGTTCCCTTCATAGGGCAAGGTCTGTCCACGTGGCTTCTGGCACTCTTCGATAGAATTGTCATCGGAGTAATCCTCGGCGCCACGCAGGTGGGCGGCTACCAAGTAGCTTATATGGCCGGGAGCATGATTGGAATGATTCTCGAGGGACTGCAGGCCGCTTGGGCTCCTCGTTTTCATAGGTCAAGAAATAAAGAGAAGAAAGAAGTCCTCGTAAAATTGCTTTCGCCAAGTCTCTGGCTGACCTCCTGCATGGTGCTGCTCCTGGTAAGTGTCGCACCTATTATTCTGCCCCTCGCGGCTCCGTCTTATGCGATCGATTACGTTCTGGTTTCACTTGTAGCCCTATCAGCCCTCCCCCGGGCAATTTACTTTGTGGCCATCGCCGGTCTACTAAATGAAGGTCGTTCAACCGCCGTCATGATGTCAACGATGGTCAGCGCTGCCTTTACTGTTGTGACGGCCTTGCTCCTAATTCCCTCTCTTGGCATCATCGGTGGCGGCATTGTGACTTTAGCTGCTTTTATGATTCAATCGCTAATTGTCTCACAGAGGGCTTTCGCATGGAGTCTCCGGCGGACCGCCGGCTTGGTTTTCTTTCCTGCTCTTGCTACTTCTATAGTTGCGGGAATAGTAGTGCTAATTTCAACACTAGGTTTTCGCGGCAGCATCCTCACCACTATCTTCTTGGTTTTTCCTGTGGCCTTCGCTAGCTTGAAAGCACTGAGGGTATTTACTGTTGTGTTGAATAGTTGGCAAGAAGAATTAGCACCCAGAGTGTTGAGTTGA
- a CDS encoding DUF4012 domain-containing protein, which translates to MLTAVLTVASAAWLSTRATIIKDELDATTHLISELKDNIAADRPQEAAATSEKLRAHTAAARQAAGDPLWTLAASTPWIGANFSAVAEVARSADDVSTLGVAPLVKVFESLNWDSLLPGSGGTDLGPIHAASPSVSAAAHAVRASAERLGNIDADSLWPQVAEPLTRAREQLQAVTGALDATASVADVAPGMLGSDGQRNYLLMIQNNAESRASGGIPGALAVLTLDKGKLTLGAQSSAAEVGIMSPTFPVDPEQQQIYSPRLGMYMQDVNLTPDFPTAASTAQAMWEKKTGQHVDGVISLDPVALGYVLDATGPVKIRSPELLALTKTGLPAELNGKNVVATLLSDVYAKIERPQLQDLYFAGVAKEIFAALSSGTGEAKGLIESLSRGTAEGRVLVWSGTSAEQDIIAKYPLSGSIAGPSNSPAQFGVYFNDGTGAKMDYYVKRTVQLVEECTGDGYRQVKVRITSTNAAPADAAASLPEYVTGGGAFGVRAGSVRTNVIAYGPTQADVETALVDGKKANFSAQHHANRPVGTLTVTLAPGQSSEVEFTFGKIVQHTDPTVVVTPTVQALKEVILPPENAGCGASK; encoded by the coding sequence GTGCTCACGGCAGTCCTCACTGTGGCTTCAGCGGCTTGGCTGAGCACGCGGGCCACCATCATTAAGGATGAACTGGATGCAACCACCCACCTCATCTCCGAACTCAAAGACAATATTGCTGCCGACAGGCCACAAGAGGCGGCTGCTACTTCGGAAAAACTTCGAGCCCACACGGCCGCGGCCCGCCAGGCAGCCGGGGATCCGCTTTGGACTCTAGCCGCTTCTACCCCGTGGATCGGAGCCAATTTCAGCGCCGTCGCTGAAGTTGCCCGTTCAGCCGACGATGTCTCCACACTGGGTGTTGCCCCGCTGGTGAAAGTGTTCGAATCCCTCAATTGGGACAGCCTGCTGCCAGGCAGCGGGGGAACAGACCTCGGGCCCATCCACGCCGCCTCCCCCAGTGTTTCGGCCGCAGCCCACGCCGTCCGGGCCTCTGCCGAACGGCTGGGCAACATCGATGCCGACAGTCTCTGGCCGCAAGTAGCTGAACCGCTGACGCGCGCCCGGGAGCAGCTGCAGGCCGTGACCGGAGCCCTGGATGCCACGGCGAGCGTCGCAGATGTCGCGCCCGGCATGTTGGGATCCGACGGGCAACGGAACTATCTGCTCATGATCCAGAACAACGCTGAGTCCCGGGCCTCGGGAGGCATTCCCGGAGCGCTGGCGGTTCTCACGCTGGACAAGGGCAAGCTGACGCTGGGTGCGCAGAGCAGCGCAGCCGAGGTGGGGATCATGTCCCCGACGTTCCCGGTGGATCCGGAGCAGCAGCAGATCTACTCCCCGCGTTTGGGCATGTACATGCAGGACGTCAACCTGACGCCGGACTTCCCCACCGCGGCCAGCACGGCGCAGGCCATGTGGGAGAAAAAGACCGGCCAGCACGTGGACGGCGTGATTTCCTTGGACCCCGTCGCTCTGGGTTACGTCCTGGACGCGACCGGGCCGGTAAAGATCCGCAGTCCAGAATTGCTCGCGTTGACCAAGACCGGCCTCCCGGCTGAGCTGAACGGCAAGAATGTTGTCGCGACTCTCCTTTCGGACGTTTATGCCAAGATCGAACGGCCCCAACTCCAGGACCTGTACTTCGCTGGCGTGGCAAAGGAAATCTTCGCCGCCCTTTCGAGCGGAACGGGCGAAGCCAAGGGTCTGATCGAAAGCCTCTCGCGCGGAACGGCAGAGGGCCGGGTCCTCGTCTGGTCCGGCACAAGCGCTGAACAAGACATCATCGCGAAGTATCCCCTCAGCGGCTCAATCGCCGGCCCCAGCAACTCCCCCGCTCAGTTCGGCGTCTACTTCAACGACGGCACCGGCGCCAAAATGGACTATTACGTCAAACGGACTGTGCAACTCGTGGAGGAATGCACGGGTGACGGCTACCGGCAGGTCAAGGTGCGCATCACGAGCACCAATGCCGCCCCAGCAGACGCAGCCGCATCCCTTCCCGAGTACGTAACTGGAGGCGGTGCCTTTGGAGTGCGGGCTGGCTCTGTCCGCACCAATGTGATCGCCTACGGCCCCACCCAAGCTGATGTGGAAACTGCCCTCGTTGACGGCAAGAAGGCGAACTTCTCCGCCCAACACCACGCCAATCGGCCGGTGGGCACGCTAACAGTCACGCTGGCTCCTGGCCAAAGCAGTGAAGTGGAATTCACCTTCGGAAAAATCGTCCAGCACACCGACCCTACAGTGGTTGTGACGCCCACGGTCCAGGCTCTCAAAGAGGTCATTCTGCCCCCGGAGAACGCTGGGTGCGGTGCGTCAAAGTAA
- a CDS encoding aminotransferase class I/II-fold pyridoxal phosphate-dependent enzyme — MDPDPGRRRVGSRNILPLTPPERHTLTRVPLAIPNIGAREAELMNEAISSGFVSSVGKFVIEFENRFAEYVGARHAVACASGTAALHIAMRLANIQPGDMVAVSDFTFMASSNAASYQFAELLLVDSEAESWCMDVDLLRKELERRAAAGEKLPKAIEIVHILGQPANVAAAVELAREYGIIVIEDAAEALGATWTSGPLAGRHVGTVGDMGAFSFNGNKIMTTGGGGMFTTDDEDLARRAKHLSTQARLPDRGYLHDDIGFNYRLTNIAAALGVAQLERLDDFVAAKRAVAERYNIAFARTAIQTPPTLPGQESTYWLYSIQVPADRGPAARDELQDFLEEAGIESRSLWRPLHMQQPLKDEPVVGGVVGEDLFARGLSLPCSTELTEADQQRVIDRVHEWLQLECN, encoded by the coding sequence GTGGATCCAGACCCGGGGCGTCGACGCGTCGGCAGCCGCAACATACTCCCGCTAACACCGCCAGAAAGGCACACCTTGACGCGAGTCCCCCTAGCCATTCCCAACATCGGAGCCCGCGAGGCGGAACTGATGAACGAAGCCATCAGCTCTGGCTTCGTCTCCTCCGTGGGGAAATTCGTGATTGAGTTCGAAAACCGCTTCGCCGAATACGTCGGCGCCAGGCATGCCGTCGCCTGTGCTTCGGGTACGGCCGCGCTGCATATCGCTATGCGGCTGGCCAATATTCAGCCGGGGGACATGGTAGCCGTCTCGGACTTCACCTTCATGGCGAGCTCGAACGCCGCATCTTACCAGTTTGCGGAACTGCTGCTAGTCGACTCTGAGGCAGAGTCATGGTGCATGGACGTCGATCTGCTCCGCAAAGAACTGGAGCGCCGAGCGGCTGCGGGTGAGAAGCTCCCGAAGGCCATCGAAATTGTTCACATCTTAGGCCAGCCTGCCAACGTCGCGGCGGCGGTGGAACTTGCCCGCGAGTACGGAATCATCGTGATCGAGGACGCCGCCGAGGCGCTAGGGGCAACGTGGACGTCCGGCCCGCTGGCCGGCAGGCACGTGGGTACCGTGGGCGATATGGGCGCTTTCTCGTTCAACGGAAACAAGATCATGACCACCGGCGGCGGCGGCATGTTCACCACCGACGATGAGGATCTGGCCCGCCGCGCCAAGCACCTTTCGACCCAAGCCCGGCTCCCGGACCGTGGGTACCTGCACGACGATATCGGCTTCAACTACCGGCTGACCAACATCGCTGCCGCGCTTGGCGTCGCCCAGCTTGAACGCCTCGACGATTTCGTTGCCGCCAAGCGAGCAGTTGCCGAGCGCTACAACATTGCTTTCGCCAGAACGGCCATTCAGACGCCTCCCACCCTCCCAGGACAGGAGTCAACCTACTGGCTGTATTCGATCCAGGTTCCGGCCGACCGCGGACCGGCTGCCCGCGACGAGCTTCAGGATTTCCTTGAAGAGGCCGGGATTGAATCTAGGTCGCTGTGGCGGCCCTTGCACATGCAGCAGCCGCTCAAGGACGAACCCGTGGTCGGCGGAGTCGTCGGCGAAGATCTTTTCGCCCGAGGTCTGTCTCTCCCGTGTTCGACGGAGCTCACGGAGGCTGACCAGCAGCGTGTAATCGACCGAGTACACGAATGGCTGCAGCTCGAATGTAACTAG